A genomic region of Ensifer sp. PDNC004 contains the following coding sequences:
- a CDS encoding cystathionine beta-lyase produces MNDKANLTVEPGPQTQLIKAGYDPDSQRGFINPPVVHGTTVLFPDARTMETHGQKYTYGTRGTPTTDALCDAINELEGAAGTILVPSGLAAVTVPLLAYLAPGDHALIVDSVYGNVRQFCDVMLARLGIEVEYYAPSLGAEIETLFKPNTRLVHTESPGSNTFEIQDIPAIAAVAHSRGAIVMMDNTWATPLYFRPLDFGVDISIQASTKYPAGHADILFGTVSANVEHWPRLKEANGLLGLCAAPDDAYQVLRGLRTLGIRLERHQKSALEIATWLEGRDDVERVLHPALQTFPGHDIWKRDFKGATGVFSFVLRVEHEDQFKTKAQAFLDALSIFGLGYSWGGFASLALHVNLDERKVTPIPTEGPVLRLQVGLEDVNDLKADLERAFSAARAA; encoded by the coding sequence ATGAATGACAAAGCAAACCTCACCGTCGAACCGGGTCCACAAACACAGCTGATCAAGGCGGGATATGATCCCGACAGCCAGCGCGGCTTTATCAATCCCCCTGTCGTTCACGGAACGACAGTGCTCTTTCCCGATGCGCGGACGATGGAAACGCACGGGCAGAAATATACCTACGGGACGCGCGGGACGCCGACCACGGATGCACTTTGCGACGCAATCAATGAACTGGAGGGCGCAGCCGGCACGATCCTTGTGCCCTCCGGACTTGCGGCGGTCACAGTGCCATTGCTTGCCTATCTCGCTCCCGGCGACCACGCGCTGATCGTCGATTCCGTCTATGGCAATGTCCGCCAGTTCTGCGACGTCATGTTGGCGCGCCTTGGCATCGAAGTGGAGTATTATGCCCCCTCGCTCGGGGCCGAAATCGAGACCCTCTTCAAGCCGAATACGCGGCTCGTGCACACCGAGTCACCCGGTTCCAACACGTTCGAGATCCAGGATATTCCCGCGATCGCCGCGGTTGCCCACAGTCGTGGTGCAATCGTGATGATGGACAACACCTGGGCGACGCCGCTCTATTTCAGGCCACTGGACTTCGGCGTTGATATTTCCATCCAGGCGTCCACCAAATATCCGGCCGGCCACGCGGATATCCTGTTCGGAACAGTTTCTGCGAACGTTGAGCATTGGCCGCGGTTGAAGGAAGCGAACGGGTTGCTGGGCCTTTGCGCTGCACCTGATGATGCCTACCAGGTACTTCGCGGCCTGCGGACACTTGGAATCCGGCTTGAGCGCCATCAGAAAAGCGCGCTTGAGATCGCCACGTGGCTTGAAGGTCGCGACGACGTCGAACGTGTGCTGCACCCCGCGCTGCAGACTTTCCCGGGGCATGACATCTGGAAGCGCGATTTCAAGGGGGCCACCGGTGTCTTCTCGTTTGTCCTTCGTGTCGAGCATGAGGATCAGTTCAAGACGAAAGCACAGGCCTTTTTGGACGCGTTATCCATATTCGGCTTGGGCTATTCCTGGGGCGGATTTGCCTCGCTCGCACTTCATGTCAATCTTGACGAACGCAAGGTGACGCCCATACCGACCGAAGGGCCCGTCCTGCGCCTGCAAGTAGGATTGGAAGATGTAAACGACCTCAAAGCGGATCTGGAGCGAGCGTTTTCTGCCGCTCGCGCAGCCTAG
- a CDS encoding 2-hydroxychromene-2-carboxylate isomerase, producing MTKTIDYFFSIGSPWSHIGFDGLVDLATRHGAEIRPYLTTVVEENGGIFSRNRPDARRAYGARDLKRWAGVRGKSLLLENRPALGDPTPASLIVIAAFLDEKDWTGLTSALQHAFWAEAKDIGNPNVRGAIAHETGLDGAALVRRETDDDVKAKWGKDREHALASGVFGFPTYRYDGELYWGQDNLPFLERHLAGDRP from the coding sequence GTGACAAAGACAATCGATTACTTCTTCTCGATCGGCTCGCCGTGGTCCCATATTGGTTTCGATGGCCTGGTCGACCTTGCGACCCGTCATGGTGCTGAGATCAGGCCCTATTTGACCACTGTTGTCGAAGAAAACGGGGGCATCTTCTCGCGAAATCGGCCGGATGCACGCCGTGCCTATGGCGCACGAGACCTCAAACGCTGGGCCGGTGTGCGAGGGAAATCACTGCTTCTGGAAAACCGGCCGGCGCTCGGTGATCCGACGCCAGCATCACTGATCGTGATCGCCGCTTTTCTCGATGAGAAGGACTGGACCGGCCTCACGAGCGCCTTGCAGCATGCGTTTTGGGCTGAGGCCAAGGATATCGGCAATCCAAATGTCCGTGGCGCGATTGCGCACGAAACGGGGCTCGACGGTGCGGCGCTGGTTCGGCGCGAAACGGATGATGACGTCAAGGCGAAATGGGGGAAAGATCGCGAACATGCCTTAGCGAGCGGCGTTTTTGGTTTCCCGACCTATCGCTATGACGGTGAACTCTATTGGGGACAGGACAATTTGCCGTTCCTGGAGCGCCACCTGGCCGGTGATCGGCCATAG
- a CDS encoding LLM class flavin-dependent oxidoreductase: MTRNKISISHIGFLSPGNYPVDDPLDGLEKTLALLEYGEALGFASAWVRQRHLEPGISSAAAFLAAATQRTSRIELGTAVIPIGYENPYRLAEDLSTVDVLSRGRLNVGLSAGKPPHLDLIGPLAFDGDWSAYDFSHQRVLRFQENLRSGSLGDDDTLIKTPFGVKRPRLQPHAKGLADRLWYGGGSLRSAAWAGSHGFNLLIGNVTTGEETDAFFVAQARQLALYRSSGGEGRRVALGRVILPLDSADPRTRKQYLDYAIGRTDRTLAPQGERRTLYARDLVGTSQEILERLHADPILPHVHELRLELPYEFEDEDYRQIVHDFVTHIAPELGWSPADQRAA; encoded by the coding sequence GTGACGCGGAACAAGATATCGATCAGCCATATCGGCTTCCTCAGCCCCGGCAACTACCCCGTGGACGATCCGTTGGATGGACTCGAAAAGACCTTGGCACTCCTGGAATATGGCGAGGCGCTCGGGTTTGCGAGCGCTTGGGTCCGCCAGCGGCATCTGGAGCCCGGCATCTCCTCGGCCGCCGCCTTCCTCGCGGCCGCCACCCAGAGGACAAGTCGCATCGAGCTCGGTACAGCGGTCATTCCGATCGGTTACGAAAACCCCTATCGACTGGCGGAAGACCTTTCGACTGTCGACGTGCTGTCGCGCGGTCGCCTGAATGTCGGCCTGAGCGCCGGCAAGCCGCCGCATCTCGATCTTATCGGGCCTCTCGCCTTTGACGGCGACTGGTCGGCCTACGACTTTTCGCACCAGCGGGTACTGCGCTTTCAGGAAAACCTACGTAGCGGCTCGCTGGGCGACGACGACACGCTGATCAAGACGCCCTTTGGCGTGAAACGCCCGCGGCTGCAGCCGCATGCTAAGGGGCTCGCCGATCGGCTGTGGTATGGCGGCGGGTCGCTGCGTTCGGCCGCCTGGGCCGGAAGCCACGGCTTCAATCTGTTGATCGGCAACGTCACGACCGGCGAGGAGACGGACGCGTTTTTCGTGGCGCAGGCCCGCCAGCTTGCGCTCTATCGATCCTCGGGCGGCGAGGGCAGGCGCGTGGCGCTTGGCCGGGTCATCCTTCCCCTTGATAGTGCGGATCCAAGGACGCGCAAGCAGTATCTCGACTACGCGATCGGACGTACAGATCGAACTCTGGCGCCGCAGGGGGAACGACGAACGCTCTATGCCCGCGACCTCGTCGGTACCTCGCAGGAGATCCTGGAACGGTTGCATGCAGACCCGATTTTGCCGCATGTCCACGAACTGAGGCTCGAGCTTCCGTACGAATTCGAGGATGAGGATTACCGCCAGATTGTCCATGACTTTGTAACACATATCGCTCCGGAGCTCGGGTGGTCGCCTGCCGACCAAAGGGCGGCCTAG